The genomic segment ctctggatcgtgagcccaacgctcaaccactggaccacggaggccgtttatgtaAGTTATAAGTGATTAGTttatacacccattcctcgctagctatgtttaaggcccatgtaatagggggcgacccTATTctcggaaaccacgtgatatcaattgtccaaacatgaatacaaaTTTACAAAGTCAAATTTTGCGGTTTAGAGCCAGggccgggattcaaactcgtGACTCTATGATGTAGTCACGCGTTCACTGGGCAATCACGGATTCGTTGGAACTACCCATATTCCGGAAGCTTCTCTGATATTCCTTAAAAGCAAAatctttacttttttacaaCCCCTTTTAATATAACCAATATAGATCTACACAACGGTTTAACTGGGTCAAAAGGGTAATATGAGGATGTACCGTGCCGATATGATCCAATCGCTTCCAAGATTGAAACGAGTGGCTAGGATAAAGATGAATGAGTATCATCTATCTACCTCGCGCCTCTATCCAGATTGGAAAAGTATTCAGCCTATCTAAAGGTTGGTACTTACCGAgagcattattattttactctctctctctctctcattatttaagaactgcgctcttgtcggtggagtaatcgcctccattttcattattccatagatagggcgtgtagaacggtggttgccccaatcgccttccgttctgcagtacaccgaccaatttctcaatcggtgatgttttagctagagccctaccagaatccatttcctcggtctctaaccagtactgataccgctgctgcccggcatcagatTATTATACTATACCATATAAATCATGGCGAAATTGAGGCAAAAACGCAGAGGCAGCTGTGTAATACttgattgaaataaaattataatatttttacagcTTTTGTTTAGAGGTTCgtcttattttttaatgattgatttgtttttctgatatttaataaataaattataaaaaagaacaaaaataagTCTTGTTAGAAACAAAAgagttcaaaattaaaaatggaaatggaaaaaatattgttataaacttATGATGATACAGAGTTATTTATATGCCTCAGTATCTTaggcccgtatttataaaccgctcttatctctgagatctatcttgagtgagctcttaagatgacgtccttattaataaacggaacttaagtgcgcgtttagggttacgatatcaactgagtgacgccgtattaataaacgaaactcGGCTCTCAAGAGTGCTCTCAAGATGTTACTTAAGATCGTGTTTGCTGAGTGCCGTCAAACCGTGACTTGAGTGCGGGTTTTGTGATCTCGCGATAAtggaattagaaaatattttacaagaaatcaATTATTACGACGATTTAGATCATTACGACGATTTGTTATGGCAAGATGCGTATCGTTTGCCAAAAGTTTATATCAGGGACGCCGAAAATCCCTTTGAAATGCGAGCGGATCGGTTCCAGAAAAGATACAGATTCTGCCAAGAATCTGTATTGTTTATAACATCGTTACTGAGAAGTGACTTAGAAAAACAGGACAACAGAGGTCTACCGATTGCTCCGGAAATAGCAGTTTTATTAACTCTGAGATTTTATGCTACAGCGTCATTTCAGGTAAGCTAGAATTTATTCAATACTAATTATTCTACTTTTGTCTTTAAAAAGTGTAAGTGACAGCACAATGAACACCGAAATTACTATGTATCTGAACATCTTGAGGTCTGAATACAGTAGAGCAATGCACCATATCCTTCTAAACGAGTAAATGAAAGAAAGCCTGTGTCCAGGACAGGAATAAGTTAGTAATAggtagtaatttaattttacataaatgacttaCACAAACCTTGCCTTTTCAGATAGTCTGTGGAGACTTACTGCACATATCACAGCCTACCGCCTCAAATATTATTACGAAGGTTTCAAAGTTGCTAGCTCAATTGCATACACACTACATAAAGTTTCCCCGAGGAGCAGAGGCTAACAGAAACAGAGAATTGTTTAAAGAGATGGGTAGACATGGATAGTGGCCTGGACTTCCCGGGATCGATGGAGCTATTGACTGTACCCATGTTAAAATTGTATCAACACCAGGGTGCCAGCACCATGAAGTCTTTAGAAATAGGAAATCAGATTTTTCTATTAATGTCCAGGTTGTTGCAGGGCCCCGCAGGGAAATATTAGACATAGTAGCCAGATGGGCAGGCAGCATGcacgattctaggatatttcaaatgtcatcagtttacataaaatacacgCAGGGTATTTTAAATGGAAGACTTGTCGGAGACAATGGGTATCCTAcactagtgatgtaacgaatgttggatttttcacattcgcgaatgcgaatgcgattgcgaataattatcttcaacattcgcgaatgcgaatacgaatgcgaatattttaaaatgtcaaaaaagcgcgcttaaaatgtttgataggtttgacgtttcgtataagTTTCACTTGTGACGGAATTACCAATAATTTTGAACGAAAAATGATTGTATTGAAAGCAGAAGTATTCAACGATGGGCGACATACAGGAGAAAATATAGCGGCAAAGTTAGAAACTATGTTGTCATCGTGGGGAATTcccaaagaaaacgtattatgtattgtaagagATGGTGGCACTAACATGAAAAaaggtatttctttattgagcattaaaaacattgattgttcATCGCACCAAATCCAACTTGTTGTTAAAGAAGGGCTTAAGTCACAAGAATCAATCATTGCAGCcattaacaaatgtaaaaagaaagcgACACATTTTCACCACTCTAATGTAGCTCAAGATGAACTTTCGCTAAAACATTCGCTAAGTATTCGCATAAAttttgcgaatgcgaatgcgaatgcgaatattcaaaaatttgcggatattcgcgaatgcgaatgcgaatgcgaatattcgttacatcactatcCTACACTACCTTTTGTTCTCACACCTATAAGACCTGCCCCCGAAGATGCTCCCTCAGTACGGTACAATAGAGCTCAAATAAAAACCAGAAATGTTGTGGAAAGAACATTCGGCATTTGGAAGCGGAGGTTTCCCTGTTTATCTAGAGGCCTAGGTAACAAACTGTCAACTGTTTCTCATATAATTGTATCATGTGCGGTATTACACaacttgtcattaattttaaatgatgtcatggtttttgatgagaatcagaatgatgaacaagaagaaacagatagtttaataccaagcactagcactggatttttaattagaaattcaattgttgaaaattattaccaataatCTTTATGAGCAGTGCTTTGTGATTGAAtagtatttgaaattatttaataaaacatattttatatattgacttatatgcttttatttaataaattaacaatattccatttattatattatgccacATCCCCTCTTCAGGCATCAGTTGCAGTATCTGAAACAAATTAGatgaaaagtgttattaattatcccAGGACTTAACAAAGCTatactagtttttaaaatagtatgatgagcaagtagataatactgatgtacctgacgaacactgctgctgcagttgaagttCTGCGAGGTCTGCTCTCGCCTTTGCTTCTCTTATTCTTTCTCTTAACAATAAAACCTCCAACTCATGAATCTCATTAGCCCGTCTCTGTCTGTCTTTATATTCCTTATCCAGAATAGAACTTTTATGCCTTTGAAAAGTTTGGGTAGCTGTATTTGATGGGTTAATAAGAGGTGGAGTAGGAAAACGTGGAGGTGGGGTAGGAAgacgtggtggtggagtggatgtaggaagaggtggtggtggagtggaagcagtaagaggtggtggtggtggagtggatgtagggagaggtggtggtggagtggttgtagggagaggtggtggtggagtggttgtagggagagctggtggtggagtggttgtAGTGAGAGACAGTAGTGGACCTACTTCAGGTGGAGGTGGTGTCAATGTTGTCCGGGTTGGGGCAAGGGCAAGTGGTGCTTGTGTAACAACAGCGCATGGGAATGGTGATGAAGAAAATGCACTGGTGGATGGTATTTGGGAAGAAGTTGGGGGAAGACAAGAGACGGGCTGCAAGTCCATATTTACTTCTTGGACGGCAAGGTCAGCGGTTACTggaacaaagtaatttaaacagagaaatataaaaaagatctaatttacatatttaaaaatgatagaaTTGATGATAGCTGTTTTTGGAGAATGTGTGGCTTACAACATACtgccaggtttgaatcccagctctgGCTCTAGACCATTGGCCATAGGCTCACCCctcagacttaaacatagctggcaagtagtgattttgtatttactatatacttctgcctaccccttcggcgatataggcgtgatgctatattagaagaaaattacttacctgGAATTGTATCAGAGTCAACAGCATCATCGATACCAACTATTAGAGCAGGGGCCACCTCAGACACATCTGGGTCTACAACTGCATCACTGGTTGCAGGCCCTCCTCCAGTAGCTAGCCGATGTTGACGTTCTTTTGTCAGTGCTTCCCTTTGCCGCTGCTTGAGGTTCATCCACAATCTCctaagttgtttatttgtaacctaaaatcaaggatgcaattataaaaaactagCAAAAAGCGAGAGGAAATCGCGCACCAAAGGTTAAATAACTTTGTTTACCTGATTGGTAGCATGAGGGCTTGCGTTGTATTCTCTGGTTACAATATCCCAAGCTTCATTTTTTGCGCGTAATGAAGCGCCATCGGTATCCTTATTCTCTATCACCGAGGGGTATCTTTTCAATATatccaaaaaagttttcttctcgaggGGAGTAAAAATATGCTTCTTAATTGTTGACATCGTTATGGACAGTAATTACTTTACGTTTATTATTGATAACTAAAGTCTAaactatacaaaaacaaaacaagtggtTGCGAAGGacgcgtcttttttttttgagaatgatgtttgttgcgttttgttttcactacacattgcgttttgaaatcataacaaattatttttaaaacgttaaatgaccgtttttataataaatttaaataacttacgtttgaattataataattttaacattttagtaaagaattgaacaatttttaatatgtttgaagccctaaaccgaaatatttttttaaagcaggaACGAAACGTTGATTCGTTCGGTCTATAGTTCACTCAATTAGGACGTTTACTTGAGATCCTGAACTTGAGATCGATATCATGTGATACGCGCTCAATATTCGTCTATTAATTAACGTCGCACTTAAGACGCTGTTTACATCTTGAGAGTGACTCAGTTGATATCGCTCTTGAGAGCGGTATTGAGAtcggtttataaatacgggccttaggcccgtatttataaaccgctcttatctctgagatctatcttgagtgagctcttaagatgacgtccttattaataaacggaacttaagtgcgcgtttagggttacgatatcaactgagtgacgccgtattaataaacgaaactcGGCTCTCAAGAGTGCTCTCAAGATGTTACTTAAGATCGTGTTTGCTGAGTGCCGTCAAACCGTGACTTGAGTGCGGGTTTTGTGAT from the Pectinophora gossypiella chromosome 11, ilPecGoss1.1, whole genome shotgun sequence genome contains:
- the LOC126370980 gene encoding protein diaphanous homolog 1-like isoform X3, which produces MSTIKKHIFTPLEKKTFLDILKRYPSVIENKDTDGASLRAKNEAWDIVTREYNASPHATNQVTNKQLRRLWMNLKQRQREALTKERQHRLATGGGPATSDAVVDPDVSEVAPALIVGIDDAVDSDTIPVTADLAVQEVNMDLQPVSCLPPTSSQIPSTSAFSSSPFPCAVVTQAPLALAPTRTTLTPPPPEVGPLLSLTTTTPPPALPTTTPPPPLPTTTPPPPLPTSTPPPPPLTASTPPPPLPTSTPPPRLPTPPPRFPTPPLINPSNTATQTFQRHKSSILDKEYKDRQRRANEIHELEVLLLRERIREAKARADLAELQLQQQCSSGTSVLSTCSSYYFKN
- the LOC126370980 gene encoding protein diaphanous homolog 1-like isoform X4, yielding MSTIKKHIFTPLEKKTFLDILKRYSSVIENKDTDGASLRAKNEAWDIVTREYNASPHATNQVTNKQLRRLWMNLKQRQREALTKERQHRLATGGGPATSDAVVDPDVSEVAPALIVGIDDAVDSDTIPVTADLAVQEVNMDLQPVSCLPPTSSQIPSTSAFSSSPFPCAVVTQAPLALAPTRTTLTPPPPEVGPLLSLTTTTPPPALPTTTPPPPLPTTTPPPPLPTSTPPPPPLTASTPPPPLPTSTPPPRLPTPPPRFPTPPLINPSNTATQTFQRHKSSILDKEYKDRQRRANEIHELEVLLLRERIREAKARADLAELQLQQQCSSGTSVLSTCSSYYFKN
- the LOC126370978 gene encoding putative nuclease HARBI1 isoform X3; this translates as MELENILQEINYYDDLDHYDDLLWQDAYRLPKVYIRDAENPFEMRADRFQKRYRFCQESVLFITSLLRSDLEKQDNRGLPIAPEIAVLLTLRFYATASFQIVCGDLLHISQPTASNIITKVSKLLAQLHTHYIKFPRGAEANRNRELFKEMGRHG